Part of the Propioniciclava sp. MC1595 genome is shown below.
GGGAAGGCGGAGGTAGGAACCAGTGAGCGACGAGGCGATCGAGGACTTCGAGGACGAGCTCGACGAGCCCGGGACCGACGACGACTTCGACCCGCGCGCGGACGGCCCGTTCGACTTCGACGAGGTCGACCTGGACGCCGACGACGTCGAGCGCGTCACCTTCGGCCCGCTGATCATCACGCCCTTCGACGGGCTGGGCCTGCAGCTGCACGGCGACCCCGCGACCGGCACCGTGCGGGCCCTGCTGGCCGCCTACGGCGAGTCCGGCCTGGAGCTGGCGCTGTTCGCCGCCCCGCGCACCGACGGCCTGGCCGAGGAGCTACGCGAGGAGACGATCGAGGAGGCCACCGGCGCCGGCGGCCACGCCGAGATCGCCGACGGGCCGTTCGGCCCTGAGGTGCGCCGCGTCCTGCCGATGGAGGGCCCCGAGGGCGAGCAGCTGTTCCACGTCTCGCGCATCTGGCTCGTCGAGGGCCCGCGCTGGCTGCTGCGCGGCACCCTCATGGGTCGTGCGGGCATGGTCGAGGGCGAGGCCGAGCCGGCCGACGTCTTCGTCGAGTTCTTCCGCAACGTCGTGGTCAAGCGCGACGACGCCCCGCGCGTGCCCGGCGAGCTGATCCACCTCGCCCTGCCGCAGGGGGCCGACGCGCAGGGTTAGGCTGGCCGTCGTGGCCCTCTGGGAGCGCGTGCGCGGCCTGCTGCGCAGCAACGACGAACTGGCCTCGGCCGACCGGCACCGCCTCGCCGAGGACATCGGCGCGGACGCGATCGGGTCCTGTGTCGACCGCAGCCGCGTGACCGTGCGCGGCACGATCGACGTGCTCACGGTCAGCCCCCGCCAGGACACCCCGTGGCTGGAGGCGGA
Proteins encoded:
- a CDS encoding DUF3710 domain-containing protein yields the protein MSDEAIEDFEDELDEPGTDDDFDPRADGPFDFDEVDLDADDVERVTFGPLIITPFDGLGLQLHGDPATGTVRALLAAYGESGLELALFAAPRTDGLAEELREETIEEATGAGGHAEIADGPFGPEVRRVLPMEGPEGEQLFHVSRIWLVEGPRWLLRGTLMGRAGMVEGEAEPADVFVEFFRNVVVKRDDAPRVPGELIHLALPQGADAQG
- a CDS encoding OB-fold nucleic acid binding domain-containing protein, with product MALWERVRGLLRSNDELASADRHRLAEDIGADAIGSCVDRSRVTVRGTIDVLTVSPRQDTPWLEAELSDGTGRVTLIWMGRHEIAGIEAGRELVARGRISIDGGVRRLYNPDYELL